In Scatophagus argus isolate fScaArg1 chromosome 7, fScaArg1.pri, whole genome shotgun sequence, a genomic segment contains:
- the mapk8ip2 gene encoding C-Jun-amino-terminal kinase-interacting protein 2 isoform X2 — protein MADRAEMFSLSTFHSLSPPGCRPAHDISLEEFDDEDLSEITDDCGIGLNYDSDPYEKDSLILEKNDTHHPVCSFQDDFQEFEMIDDEDEDDEEEEDEDEEVDPDAPPSPSASPPPSPTLGTLKSRPTTLNLTTAVSQDSLNNNSSLSPKKGSWQDSLRNPASQGRLSPTHSCLEDGSHVTGHCPASPVSQAPGSQSKGTPPKQAGEGVKIQSPHRPLLCDMEGNRRERLEYGSFGQHKSHPCSDNGTDQKVDPSIQTVRVPSIDERSQCSDTEVDHDLNSDHNHKHSNRRATDTYTITSESGMEPENDLDPDGTSRCLSSTAPMGANDGADTPLSDEELEKDFEVEFMCKETYDMVIKENQSSYVEFPSIEPSDLASFSSYVSSSRSDALDQSNSSNAPASAIGTAANDSTSPSSDPGIADMNQKGYLTSDQDKDLSSPGSDSDIEGELEAAFACGGPVVSNMISSISETELDLTSDDSSSGRSSHLTNSIEEASSPTSDQELDPDTELEQDSGIVGLKASLLLGQPDPIKEGSPLPSPSPLPSPTIATPSPVDSPILPPETYSDGQALMGLQNMDDELSCEHQADPDETLPPAQRCEDSLSRQMVLQIEPDHSLESFKRSFYLPVGPRLMPSADDYDGTSEGDSESESEDDLSENSDSPWLLSNLVNRMISEGSYPISCPEECFKRKVSVSDTISPSSDIGEGDGFNDEDQEKKAEMEGSEEKEKKCEGYRKERMEPGERRNRVETSKEGSMIKPCLYMSNPTNDTITPLTLERCADNGMGARDFTSSYTTKESEKNFTDKPCKNAMRHDEDEEPNNDLMMLEGRKDLDSPSLSESVVSDKDEGRETEPRPTSRSSASLERITEVKNSLTLDIPTTQTNRCFSLTYSTDNDEEEEDGDSYPFMGALRKQSYRGSDLELDSSPPIDTSVQDHALSDPDLPLCEKDLALRQPNEDDGLAYDSMKYTLVVDENTTLELVSLRRCTSVLSDDSELSTLCDEEPLGTGEVGYDRDEEEVGPELLSSSEDSSPEADLPFSKKFLNVFVNSTSRSSSTESFGLFSCTINGEERDQTHRAVYRFIPRHADELELDVDDPLYVEEEEDDYWYRGYNMRTGERGIFPAFYAHEVIGQSKELLGMKRNPAWIETFSVQFLGSVEVPYHQGNGILCAAMQKIAISRKRTVHVRPPSLCELEISLQGVKLIMSLEDEYDTLDEYDRCSHFFQMKNISFCGCHPRNNCYFGFITKHPMLNRFACHVFVSQESMRPVAECVGRAFQEYYQEHLEYACPTEDIYLE, from the exons GCCAGCCCATGACATCAGCCTGGAGGAGTTTGATGATGAAGATCTCTCTGAAATCACAGACGACTGTGGGATTGGACTCAACTATGACTCTGATCCATATGAGAAG GACTCCCTCATTCTGGAGAAGAATGATACACACCACCCAGTCTGCTCCTTCCAGGATGACTTCCAAGAGTTTGAGATGATCGacgatgaagatgaggatgacgaggaggaagaggatgaagacgaAGAGGTTGACCCAGATGCACCCCCGTCACcttctgcctcccctcctccctcccctaCTCTTGGCACTCTGAAGAGCAGGCCCACCACATTGAACctcaccactgctgtgtcacaG GATTCTCTGAATAACAACAGCAGTTTGTCCCCAAAGAAAGGAAGCTGGCAGGACTCGTTACGCAACCCAGCCTCACAAG gccGTCTGTCTCCAACCCACTCATGTCTGGAAGATGGTAGCCATGTGACAGGCCATTGTCCAGCTTCTCCAGTTTCCCAAGCACCAGGGTCTCAGAGCAAAGGTACTCCACCAAAACAGGCAGGGGAGGGTGTGAAAATCCAGTCCCCTCACAGGCCCCTTCTGTGCGACATGGAGGGCAACAGACGGGAGAGGCTTGAATACG GCTCATTTGGTCAGCACAAGTCCCACCCTTGCTCTGACAATGGCACTGACCAAAAGGTAGATCCTTCGATCCAGACTGTAAGGGTACCATCCATAGATGAGCGTTCTCAGTGTTCAGATACAGAGGTGGACCATGACCTCAACAGTGATCACAACCACAAACACTCAAACCGGCGTGCCACCGACACCTACACAATCACCAGCGAGTCAGGTATGGAACCGGAGAACGACCTAGACCCAGATGGAACCAGTCGATGCTTGTCATCCACTGCACCCATGGGAGCCAACGACGGTGCTGATACACCCTTGTCTGatgaggagctggagaaggacTTTGAAGTAGAGTTCATGTGTAAGGAGACCTACGATATGGTTATTAAGGAGAATCAGTCATCATACGTGGAATTCCCCTCCATTGAACCCTCTGATCTCGCCTCCTTCTCCAGCTATGTGTCCTCCAGTCGCTCAGATGCTCTTGACCAGTCCAACAGTTCAAATGCTCCGGCATCTGCCATAGGTACAGCAGCTAACGACTCCACTTCTCCATCCTCAGACCCAGGTATAGCAGATATGAACCAGAAGGGTTACTTGACTTCGGACCAGGACAAGGACCTAAGCTCTCCAGGCTCTGACTCTGACATTGAAGGGGAACTGGAGGCAGCTTTTGCCTGTGGAGGACCAGTGGTCTCTAACATGATCTCCTCTATCTCGGAGACAGAGCTGGACTTGACCAGTGATGACAGTAGCAGTGGACGCTCATCTCACCTCACCAACTCCATTGAGGAGGCCAGCTCACCTACATCAGACCAGGAACTTGACCCAGACACAGAGTTAGAGCAAGACAGTGGCATTGTGGGACTGAAAGCATCCCTACTTCTAGGCCAGCCTGACCCAATCAAAGAAGGGTCTCCTTtaccttctccttctcctctacCATCACCCACTATTGCTACGCCATCACCTGTTGACTCACCCATCTTGCCTCCTGAGACCTACTCTGATGGCCAAGCTCTGATGGGGCTGCAGAATATGGATGATGAGCTTTCCTGTGAGCACCAGGCTGACCCTGATGAGACTCTGCCACCAGCCCAACGCTGTGAAGACAGCCTGTCTAGACAAATGGTGCTGCAGATAGAACCAGACCACAGTCTAGAGAGCTTTAAGCGTTCCTTCTACCTGCCAGTTGGACCCAGGCTAATGCCCAGTGCTGACGATTATGATGGAACCAGTGAGGGAGACTCAGAATCAGAAAGTGAAGATGACCTGAGCGAGAACTCAGACTCACCTTGGCTGCTCAGCAACCTGGTCAACAGGATGATCTCAGAGGGTTCATACCCAATTAGTTGTCCCGAGGAGTGCTTCAAGAGGAAGGTTTCTGTGTCAGATACCATCTCACCATCTTCAGACATTGGAGAGGGAGATGGTTTCAATGATGAAGACcaagagaagaaagcagagatggagggatcagaagaaaaagagaagaaatgtgaagggtacagaaaagaaaggatGGAACCGGGAGAGAGGAGGAATAGAGTGGAGACTTCGAAAGAAGGATCAATGATAAAACCCTGTCTCTATATGAGCAACCCTACTAATGACACCATAACCCCTCTTACTTTGGAGCGCTGTGCGGACAATGGGATGGGAGCCAGAGATTTCACCTCCTCATATACCACTAAAGAATCTGAGAAGAACTTCACAGACAAACCATGTAAGAATGCCATGAGACACGATGAAGATGAAGAGCCAAATAATGACTTAATGATGCTAGAGGGGAGGAAGGATTTGGACTCACCGAGCCTCAGTGAGAGTGTGGTCAGTGACAAGGATGAAGGACGAGAGACTGAGCCCAGGCCAACGAGCCGTTCATCAGCTTCTCTTGAGCGAATCACAGAGGTTAAAAACAGTCTGACACTGGACATACCGACCACTCAGACTAACCGCTGCTTCAGCCTCACCTACTCCACAGAtaatgatgaagaggaggaggatggggacTCTTATCCATTTATGGGTGCCTTGAGGAAGCAGTCCTACAGGGGTAGTGATTTAGAGCTTGACAGTTCACCACCTATTGATACCAGTGTGCAAGACCATGCCTTATCTGACCCTGACCTCCCACTGTGTGAGAAAGATCTGGCTCTGAGGCAACCAAATGAAGATGATGGACTGGCCTACGACTCCATGAAGTACACGCTGGTGGTGGATGAGAATACTACACTGGAACTAGTCAGCCTCAGAAG GTGCACCTCCGTTCTGAGTGATGACAGTGAGCTCTCCACACTATGTGACGAGGAACCTTTGGGAACAGGAGAGGTGGGCTATGATCGTGATGAAGAGGAAGTGGGACCAGAACTTCTCAGTTCTTCTGAGGACTCCTCCCCTGAGGCTGACCTCCCATTCTCTAAGAAGTTCCTCAATGTGTTTGTCAACAGCACCTCCCGCTCCTCTA GCACAGAATCCTTTGGACTTTTTTCCTGTACCATCAACGGAGAAGAGAGGGACCAGACACACAGGGCAGTCTACAG GTTCATTCCCAGACATGCAGATGAGCTGGAACTAGATGTGGACGACCCTCTATatgtggaggaagaagaggatgactACTGGTACCGAGGTTATAACATGCGGACAGGAGAAAGGGGCATTTTTCCTGCCTTCTATGCCCATGAGGTCATAGGCCAGTCTAAGGAGTTGTTGG GCATGAAAAGAAATCCAGCGTGGATCGAGACtttcagtgttcagtttttGGGGTCTGTTGAGGTACCTTATCACCAAGGCAACGGGATTCTCTGTGCTGCCATGCAGAAA ATTGCGATATCAAGGAAACGGACGGTACATGTGCGACCTCCTTCTTTGTGTGAATTGGAGATTAGCTTGCAAGGAGTGAAACTGATTATGAGCTTGGAGGATGAATATGACACACTCGATGAG TATGACAGATGTAGTCACTTCTTCCAGATGAAGAACATCTCATTCTGTGGATGCCATCCAAGGAACAACTG CTACTTTGGATTCATCACTAAGCACCCAATGCTGAACAGATTTGCTTGCCACGTGTTTGTTTCCCAGGAGTCCATGCGGCCTGTAGCAGAATGTGTTGG ACGAGCCTTCCAGGAGTACTACCAGGAACATCTGGAGTACGCCTGCCCCACTGAGGACATCTACCTGGAGTAA
- the mapk8ip2 gene encoding C-Jun-amino-terminal kinase-interacting protein 2 isoform X3: protein MADRAEMFSLSTFHSLSPPGCRPAHDISLEEFDDEDLSEITDDCGIGLNYDSDPYEKDSLILEKNDTHHPVCSFQDDFQEFEMIDDEDEDDEEEEDEDEEVDPDAPPSPSASPPPSPTLGTLKSRPTTLNLTTAVSQDSLNNNSSLSPKKGSWQDSLRNPASQGRLSPTHSCLEDGSHVTGHCPASPVSQAPGSQSKGSFGQHKSHPCSDNGTDQKVDPSIQTVRVPSIDERSQCSDTEVDHDLNSDHNHKHSNRRATDTYTITSESGMEPENDLDPDGTSRCLSSTAPMGANDGADTPLSDEELEKDFEVEFMCKETYDMVIKENQSSYVEFPSIEPSDLASFSSYVSSSRSDALDQSNSSNAPASAIGTAANDSTSPSSDPGIADMNQKGYLTSDQDKDLSSPGSDSDIEGELEAAFACGGPVVSNMISSISETELDLTSDDSSSGRSSHLTNSIEEASSPTSDQELDPDTELEQDSGIVGLKASLLLGQPDPIKEGSPLPSPSPLPSPTIATPSPVDSPILPPETYSDGQALMGLQNMDDELSCEHQADPDETLPPAQRCEDSLSRQMVLQIEPDHSLESFKRSFYLPVGPRLMPSADDYDGTSEGDSESESEDDLSENSDSPWLLSNLVNRMISEGSYPISCPEECFKRKVSVSDTISPSSDIGEGDGFNDEDQEKKAEMEGSEEKEKKCEGYRKERMEPGERRNRVETSKEGSMIKPCLYMSNPTNDTITPLTLERCADNGMGARDFTSSYTTKESEKNFTDKPCKNAMRHDEDEEPNNDLMMLEGRKDLDSPSLSESVVSDKDEGRETEPRPTSRSSASLERITEVKNSLTLDIPTTQTNRCFSLTYSTDNDEEEEDGDSYPFMGALRKQSYRGSDLELDSSPPIDTSVQDHALSDPDLPLCEKDLALRQPNEDDGLAYDSMKYTLVVDENTTLELVSLRRCTSVLSDDSELSTLCDEEPLGTGEVGYDRDEEEVGPELLSSSEDSSPEADLPFSKKFLNVFVNSTSRSSSTESFGLFSCTINGEERDQTHRAVYRFIPRHADELELDVDDPLYVEEEEDDYWYRGYNMRTGERGIFPAFYAHEVIGQSKELLGMKRNPAWIETFSVQFLGSVEVPYHQGNGILCAAMQKIAISRKRTVHVRPPSLCELEISLQGVKLIMSLEDEYDTLDEYDRCSHFFQMKNISFCGCHPRNNCYFGFITKHPMLNRFACHVFVSQESMRPVAECVGRAFQEYYQEHLEYACPTEDIYLDHSPPEQAPQTCRTADVAGRRKVAFGFLPTP from the exons GCCAGCCCATGACATCAGCCTGGAGGAGTTTGATGATGAAGATCTCTCTGAAATCACAGACGACTGTGGGATTGGACTCAACTATGACTCTGATCCATATGAGAAG GACTCCCTCATTCTGGAGAAGAATGATACACACCACCCAGTCTGCTCCTTCCAGGATGACTTCCAAGAGTTTGAGATGATCGacgatgaagatgaggatgacgaggaggaagaggatgaagacgaAGAGGTTGACCCAGATGCACCCCCGTCACcttctgcctcccctcctccctcccctaCTCTTGGCACTCTGAAGAGCAGGCCCACCACATTGAACctcaccactgctgtgtcacaG GATTCTCTGAATAACAACAGCAGTTTGTCCCCAAAGAAAGGAAGCTGGCAGGACTCGTTACGCAACCCAGCCTCACAAG gccGTCTGTCTCCAACCCACTCATGTCTGGAAGATGGTAGCCATGTGACAGGCCATTGTCCAGCTTCTCCAGTTTCCCAAGCACCAGGGTCTCAGAGCAAAG GCTCATTTGGTCAGCACAAGTCCCACCCTTGCTCTGACAATGGCACTGACCAAAAGGTAGATCCTTCGATCCAGACTGTAAGGGTACCATCCATAGATGAGCGTTCTCAGTGTTCAGATACAGAGGTGGACCATGACCTCAACAGTGATCACAACCACAAACACTCAAACCGGCGTGCCACCGACACCTACACAATCACCAGCGAGTCAGGTATGGAACCGGAGAACGACCTAGACCCAGATGGAACCAGTCGATGCTTGTCATCCACTGCACCCATGGGAGCCAACGACGGTGCTGATACACCCTTGTCTGatgaggagctggagaaggacTTTGAAGTAGAGTTCATGTGTAAGGAGACCTACGATATGGTTATTAAGGAGAATCAGTCATCATACGTGGAATTCCCCTCCATTGAACCCTCTGATCTCGCCTCCTTCTCCAGCTATGTGTCCTCCAGTCGCTCAGATGCTCTTGACCAGTCCAACAGTTCAAATGCTCCGGCATCTGCCATAGGTACAGCAGCTAACGACTCCACTTCTCCATCCTCAGACCCAGGTATAGCAGATATGAACCAGAAGGGTTACTTGACTTCGGACCAGGACAAGGACCTAAGCTCTCCAGGCTCTGACTCTGACATTGAAGGGGAACTGGAGGCAGCTTTTGCCTGTGGAGGACCAGTGGTCTCTAACATGATCTCCTCTATCTCGGAGACAGAGCTGGACTTGACCAGTGATGACAGTAGCAGTGGACGCTCATCTCACCTCACCAACTCCATTGAGGAGGCCAGCTCACCTACATCAGACCAGGAACTTGACCCAGACACAGAGTTAGAGCAAGACAGTGGCATTGTGGGACTGAAAGCATCCCTACTTCTAGGCCAGCCTGACCCAATCAAAGAAGGGTCTCCTTtaccttctccttctcctctacCATCACCCACTATTGCTACGCCATCACCTGTTGACTCACCCATCTTGCCTCCTGAGACCTACTCTGATGGCCAAGCTCTGATGGGGCTGCAGAATATGGATGATGAGCTTTCCTGTGAGCACCAGGCTGACCCTGATGAGACTCTGCCACCAGCCCAACGCTGTGAAGACAGCCTGTCTAGACAAATGGTGCTGCAGATAGAACCAGACCACAGTCTAGAGAGCTTTAAGCGTTCCTTCTACCTGCCAGTTGGACCCAGGCTAATGCCCAGTGCTGACGATTATGATGGAACCAGTGAGGGAGACTCAGAATCAGAAAGTGAAGATGACCTGAGCGAGAACTCAGACTCACCTTGGCTGCTCAGCAACCTGGTCAACAGGATGATCTCAGAGGGTTCATACCCAATTAGTTGTCCCGAGGAGTGCTTCAAGAGGAAGGTTTCTGTGTCAGATACCATCTCACCATCTTCAGACATTGGAGAGGGAGATGGTTTCAATGATGAAGACcaagagaagaaagcagagatggagggatcagaagaaaaagagaagaaatgtgaagggtacagaaaagaaaggatGGAACCGGGAGAGAGGAGGAATAGAGTGGAGACTTCGAAAGAAGGATCAATGATAAAACCCTGTCTCTATATGAGCAACCCTACTAATGACACCATAACCCCTCTTACTTTGGAGCGCTGTGCGGACAATGGGATGGGAGCCAGAGATTTCACCTCCTCATATACCACTAAAGAATCTGAGAAGAACTTCACAGACAAACCATGTAAGAATGCCATGAGACACGATGAAGATGAAGAGCCAAATAATGACTTAATGATGCTAGAGGGGAGGAAGGATTTGGACTCACCGAGCCTCAGTGAGAGTGTGGTCAGTGACAAGGATGAAGGACGAGAGACTGAGCCCAGGCCAACGAGCCGTTCATCAGCTTCTCTTGAGCGAATCACAGAGGTTAAAAACAGTCTGACACTGGACATACCGACCACTCAGACTAACCGCTGCTTCAGCCTCACCTACTCCACAGAtaatgatgaagaggaggaggatggggacTCTTATCCATTTATGGGTGCCTTGAGGAAGCAGTCCTACAGGGGTAGTGATTTAGAGCTTGACAGTTCACCACCTATTGATACCAGTGTGCAAGACCATGCCTTATCTGACCCTGACCTCCCACTGTGTGAGAAAGATCTGGCTCTGAGGCAACCAAATGAAGATGATGGACTGGCCTACGACTCCATGAAGTACACGCTGGTGGTGGATGAGAATACTACACTGGAACTAGTCAGCCTCAGAAG GTGCACCTCCGTTCTGAGTGATGACAGTGAGCTCTCCACACTATGTGACGAGGAACCTTTGGGAACAGGAGAGGTGGGCTATGATCGTGATGAAGAGGAAGTGGGACCAGAACTTCTCAGTTCTTCTGAGGACTCCTCCCCTGAGGCTGACCTCCCATTCTCTAAGAAGTTCCTCAATGTGTTTGTCAACAGCACCTCCCGCTCCTCTA GCACAGAATCCTTTGGACTTTTTTCCTGTACCATCAACGGAGAAGAGAGGGACCAGACACACAGGGCAGTCTACAG GTTCATTCCCAGACATGCAGATGAGCTGGAACTAGATGTGGACGACCCTCTATatgtggaggaagaagaggatgactACTGGTACCGAGGTTATAACATGCGGACAGGAGAAAGGGGCATTTTTCCTGCCTTCTATGCCCATGAGGTCATAGGCCAGTCTAAGGAGTTGTTGG GCATGAAAAGAAATCCAGCGTGGATCGAGACtttcagtgttcagtttttGGGGTCTGTTGAGGTACCTTATCACCAAGGCAACGGGATTCTCTGTGCTGCCATGCAGAAA ATTGCGATATCAAGGAAACGGACGGTACATGTGCGACCTCCTTCTTTGTGTGAATTGGAGATTAGCTTGCAAGGAGTGAAACTGATTATGAGCTTGGAGGATGAATATGACACACTCGATGAG TATGACAGATGTAGTCACTTCTTCCAGATGAAGAACATCTCATTCTGTGGATGCCATCCAAGGAACAACTG CTACTTTGGATTCATCACTAAGCACCCAATGCTGAACAGATTTGCTTGCCACGTGTTTGTTTCCCAGGAGTCCATGCGGCCTGTAGCAGAATGTGTTGG ACGAGCCTTCCAGGAGTACTACCAGGAACATCTGGAGTACGCCTGCCCCACTGAGGACATCTACCTGGA